In one window of Dyella thiooxydans DNA:
- the tolB gene encoding Tol-Pal system beta propeller repeat protein TolB, which produces MQDAPFSRRFMHGLFPATRSIEVVPRWRDVAEGVRAVEAGRHPKAHRRVRVFGIRLPSLRANGIRSTRQPVHLAAIVLLILLGCLVGPVGAQSLHVDIVGGTRTAMPIAVVPFAVDGSSPLPTDVADVIRNDFNRSGTFRSLDRSEIVETPSQGADIHFATWRLLKQDYIVVGRVTDAGNGMVQVAYELWDVNKGQCLLSLSTSTVPAAGLRGVAHQIADAIYEKITGVRGAFWTRIAYVTAVGLGDHRRYSLIVADSDGFDPQVVVGHAKEPLLSPAWSPDGSKLAYVSFESGNSAIYVQDLTTGARTLVSGRAEGINGAPAWSPDGTRLAMSLSYPGNPEIFVMNLATHRETRLTDNLAIDTEPVWAPDGKSLYFTSDRSGQPQIYSVPATGGAPTRVTFQGQSNYDCDVSYDGKLLAMVQGNDNVYRIAILDRSLGDQVRFVSPGPYEESPSFAPNASMLLYASNDGSHSVLYSVSADGSVRQRLMLSDGDVRSPAWGPFRPR; this is translated from the coding sequence ACTGTTTCCCGCGACCCGGTCGATCGAGGTCGTGCCCCGCTGGCGCGATGTCGCCGAAGGTGTTCGGGCGGTGGAGGCCGGTCGTCATCCCAAGGCGCATCGAAGGGTGCGGGTTTTCGGTATTCGCCTCCCGTCTCTGCGGGCAAACGGGATTCGATCCACGCGGCAACCGGTCCATCTTGCCGCCATCGTGCTCCTGATCCTGCTGGGGTGCCTTGTCGGCCCGGTCGGCGCGCAGTCGTTGCACGTGGATATCGTCGGAGGCACCAGGACGGCGATGCCGATTGCCGTGGTGCCGTTTGCCGTGGATGGCAGTTCGCCCTTGCCGACCGACGTTGCCGATGTGATCCGTAACGACTTCAACCGGTCGGGCACGTTTCGCTCGCTGGACAGGAGTGAGATCGTCGAGACGCCGTCGCAGGGCGCGGATATCCATTTCGCCACCTGGCGGCTGCTCAAGCAGGACTACATCGTCGTCGGCCGGGTGACGGATGCCGGCAACGGCATGGTGCAGGTGGCCTACGAGCTGTGGGACGTGAACAAGGGGCAGTGCCTGCTCTCCCTGTCCACGTCGACGGTTCCCGCGGCCGGGCTGCGCGGTGTGGCGCACCAGATCGCCGATGCGATCTACGAGAAGATCACCGGCGTGCGTGGCGCGTTCTGGACACGCATTGCCTATGTCACCGCCGTCGGCTTGGGTGACCACCGCAGGTACTCGCTGATCGTGGCCGATTCCGATGGCTTCGATCCGCAGGTGGTCGTGGGCCATGCGAAGGAGCCGCTGCTTTCGCCCGCGTGGTCGCCGGACGGCAGCAAGCTGGCTTATGTGTCGTTCGAGAGCGGGAATTCGGCGATCTACGTGCAGGACCTCACCACTGGCGCGCGCACTCTGGTGTCCGGCCGCGCAGAGGGAATCAACGGTGCGCCGGCGTGGTCACCGGACGGCACGCGGCTGGCGATGTCGCTTTCCTACCCGGGGAACCCCGAGATCTTCGTGATGAACCTGGCCACGCATCGCGAAACCCGCCTGACCGACAACCTGGCGATCGACACCGAACCGGTGTGGGCGCCGGATGGAAAGAGCCTCTACTTCACCTCCGACCGTTCCGGTCAGCCGCAGATCTATTCGGTCCCGGCGACGGGTGGCGCGCCGACCCGCGTGACCTTCCAGGGCCAGAGCAATTACGACTGTGACGTGAGCTACGACGGCAAGCTGCTGGCGATGGTGCAGGGGAACGACAACGTGTACCGGATCGCCATCCTCGACCGCAGCCTGGGCGATCAGGTGCGTTTCGTGTCACCGGGGCCGTACGAGGAATCCCCCAGCTTTGCGCCGAACGCCAGCATGCTGCTGTATGCCTCCAACGACGGGTCGCACAGCGTGCTGTATTCCGTCTCGGCCGATGGCAGCGTCCGCCAGCGCCTTATGCTGTCCGACGGCGATGTACGCTCACCGGCTTGGGGACCGTTTCGCCCGCGTTGA
- the purB gene encoding adenylosuccinate lyase, with product MSTHALTALSPLDGRYASKAESLRPIFSEYGLMHRRVQVEIAWLLALAAEPGIAELPAFADAQVATLQAIADRFAVEDGSRIKAIEATTNHDVKAVEYFIKERMDADPALAKAKEFVHFACTSEDINNLSYALMLRDARSQVLLPAFDKIIATLRGLAHTHAALPMLSRTHGQTASPTTLGKELANVVARLERQRKQLAEVEISGKINGAVGNYNAHAITYPELDWRAFSQRFVESLGLDYNAYTTQIEPHDGVAEYCDAVRRANTVLVDLSRDIWGYISLGYFKQALKAGEVGSSTMPHKVNPIDFENAEGNFGLANALLGHFAEKLPISRWQRDLTDSTVLRALGTAFGHTLVALESLAKGLGKLQVNPDRLAADLDASWEVLAEAVQTVMRRYGLPEPYEQLKALTRGQGITRDSMRQFIDGLALPAADKQRLLDLTPGGYIGLAEGLAKDI from the coding sequence ATGTCCACCCACGCCCTCACCGCCCTGTCCCCGCTGGACGGCCGCTACGCCAGCAAGGCCGAATCGCTGCGTCCGATCTTCAGCGAATACGGCCTGATGCACCGGCGCGTGCAGGTGGAGATCGCCTGGCTGCTGGCGCTGGCCGCCGAGCCGGGCATCGCCGAGCTGCCAGCGTTCGCCGACGCCCAGGTCGCCACGCTCCAGGCCATCGCCGACCGCTTCGCGGTGGAGGACGGCTCACGCATCAAGGCCATCGAGGCCACCACCAACCACGACGTCAAGGCGGTGGAGTACTTCATCAAGGAACGCATGGACGCCGATCCGGCGCTGGCCAAGGCGAAGGAGTTCGTGCACTTCGCCTGCACCAGCGAGGACATCAACAACCTGTCCTACGCGCTGATGCTGCGTGACGCCCGCAGCCAGGTGCTGCTGCCGGCGTTCGACAAGATCATTGCCACCCTGCGCGGCCTGGCGCATACCCACGCTGCGCTGCCGATGCTCTCGCGCACCCACGGCCAGACCGCCTCGCCCACCACGCTCGGCAAGGAACTGGCCAACGTGGTCGCCCGCCTGGAGCGCCAGCGCAAGCAGCTGGCCGAGGTGGAGATCAGCGGCAAGATCAACGGTGCGGTGGGCAACTACAACGCCCACGCCATCACCTACCCCGAGCTGGACTGGCGCGCGTTCTCCCAGCGCTTCGTCGAGAGCCTGGGCCTGGACTACAACGCCTACACCACCCAGATCGAGCCGCACGACGGCGTGGCCGAGTACTGCGACGCGGTGCGCCGCGCCAACACCGTGCTGGTCGACCTGTCCCGCGACATCTGGGGCTATATCTCGCTGGGCTACTTCAAGCAGGCGCTGAAGGCCGGCGAGGTCGGCTCCTCGACCATGCCGCACAAGGTCAACCCGATCGACTTCGAGAACGCCGAAGGCAACTTCGGCCTGGCCAACGCGCTGCTCGGCCACTTCGCCGAGAAGCTGCCAATCAGCCGCTGGCAGCGCGACCTGACCGACTCCACCGTGCTGCGCGCGCTTGGCACCGCGTTCGGCCACACCCTGGTCGCACTGGAGTCGCTGGCCAAGGGCCTGGGCAAGCTGCAGGTGAACCCGGACCGCCTCGCCGCGGACCTGGACGCCAGCTGGGAAGTGCTCGCCGAAGCGGTACAGACCGTGATGCGCCGCTACGGCCTGCCCGAGCCCTACGAGCAGCTCAAGGCGCTGACCCGCGGCCAGGGCATCACCCGGGATTCCATGCGCCAGTTCATCGATGGCCTGGCCCTGCCCGCCGCCGACAAGCAGCGCCTGCTCGACCTCACCCCGGGCGGCTATATCGGCCTGGCCGAGGGGCTGGCCAAAGACATCTGA
- a CDS encoding class II fumarate hydratase — protein sequence MSGFRIEHDSMGELRVPAEALYGAQTQRAIENFPVSGLTLPRGFIRALGLIKAAAAEANLALGHLKKRQAAAIRKAAQAVADGQFDDQFPIDVFQTGSGTSTNMNANEVIAHLAGKAGTRVHPNDHVNYGQSSNDVIPTAIHVSATLLAAEELLPALKHLKKTIERRARELKNVAKTGRTHLMDAMPVTFGQELSGWAAQIGAAMERIEDALKRLRRLPQGGTAVGTGINADPKFGATFARELKRLSGQKFETAANYFEGMAAQDGAVELSGALKTLAVALMKIANDLRWMNSGPLAGLGEIELPALQPGSSIMPGKVNPVIPEATAMVAAQVIGNDATITIAGQSGNFQLNVMLPLIAYNLLQSIGLLANVSRLLADKAIDGFKVNKARVDEALAMNPILVTALNPVIGYEKGAATAKQAYKQKRPIMDVALETTGLSKDELKKLLDPVALTKGGIHGR from the coding sequence ATGAGCGGATTCCGCATCGAACACGACAGCATGGGCGAGCTGCGGGTGCCTGCCGAGGCGCTGTACGGCGCGCAGACGCAGCGGGCGATCGAGAATTTCCCGGTGTCCGGGTTGACCCTGCCGCGTGGCTTCATCCGGGCACTCGGCCTGATCAAGGCGGCAGCGGCCGAAGCCAACCTCGCGCTGGGGCACCTGAAGAAGCGCCAGGCCGCGGCCATCCGCAAGGCCGCCCAGGCGGTCGCCGACGGCCAGTTCGACGACCAGTTCCCGATCGACGTGTTCCAGACCGGCTCGGGCACCAGCACCAACATGAATGCCAACGAGGTGATCGCCCACCTGGCCGGCAAGGCCGGCACCAGGGTGCACCCGAACGACCACGTGAACTACGGGCAGAGCTCGAACGACGTGATCCCCACCGCGATCCACGTCAGCGCCACCTTGCTGGCCGCCGAAGAGCTGCTGCCGGCCCTGAAGCATCTGAAGAAGACCATCGAGCGCCGCGCACGCGAGCTGAAGAACGTGGCCAAGACCGGCCGCACCCACCTGATGGACGCGATGCCGGTGACCTTCGGCCAGGAGCTGTCCGGCTGGGCTGCGCAGATCGGCGCGGCGATGGAACGCATCGAGGATGCGCTGAAGCGCCTGCGCCGTCTGCCGCAGGGCGGTACGGCGGTAGGCACCGGCATCAATGCCGATCCGAAGTTCGGCGCCACCTTCGCGCGCGAGCTGAAGAGGCTCAGTGGGCAGAAGTTCGAGACCGCGGCGAACTACTTCGAGGGCATGGCCGCGCAGGATGGTGCGGTGGAACTCTCCGGCGCGCTGAAGACGCTGGCGGTGGCGCTGATGAAGATCGCCAACGACCTGCGTTGGATGAACTCCGGTCCGCTGGCGGGCCTGGGCGAAATCGAGCTGCCGGCGCTGCAGCCCGGCTCGTCGATCATGCCGGGAAAGGTGAACCCGGTGATCCCGGAGGCGACCGCCATGGTGGCGGCGCAGGTGATTGGCAACGACGCCACCATCACCATCGCCGGGCAGTCCGGCAATTTCCAGCTCAACGTGATGCTGCCGCTGATCGCCTACAACCTGCTGCAGTCGATCGGGTTGCTGGCCAATGTGTCGCGCCTGCTGGCGGACAAGGCCATCGATGGTTTCAAGGTGAATAAAGCGCGGGTAGACGAGGCGCTGGCGATGAACCCGATCCTGGTCACTGCGCTGAACCCGGTGATCGGCTACGAGAAGGGCGCCGCGACGGCCAAGCAGGCCTACAAGCAGAAGCGCCCGATCATGGACGTGGCGCTGGAGACCACCGGGCTGTCGAAGGACGAATTGAAGAAACTGCTCGACCCAGTGGCCTTGACCAAAGGGGGCATCCACGGTCGGTGA
- a CDS encoding DUF6326 family protein, translated as MDGTPRRSLEHWRAPVQLKLAALWTSVMFCYIYGDYFGLFVPGTLKAMFNGQMGSLGPTTQGVLFGTAALVTFPALMVFLSLALRPAINRPLNILLGLAYTVIVILFMPGGWVFYEAMAVVEIVLHLLVVWYAWRWPRIAAHG; from the coding sequence ATGGATGGCACCCCAAGGCGGTCACTGGAGCACTGGCGCGCTCCCGTTCAACTGAAGCTTGCTGCGCTGTGGACCTCAGTGATGTTTTGTTACATCTACGGCGACTATTTCGGCCTGTTCGTGCCGGGTACGCTGAAGGCCATGTTCAATGGCCAGATGGGCTCGCTGGGCCCGACCACCCAGGGCGTGCTGTTCGGCACGGCGGCGCTGGTTACCTTTCCTGCGCTGATGGTGTTTCTGTCGCTCGCACTCAGGCCAGCGATCAATCGGCCGCTCAACATCCTGCTCGGACTGGCCTACACCGTCATCGTGATCCTCTTCATGCCCGGTGGGTGGGTGTTCTACGAGGCCATGGCGGTGGTCGAGATCGTCCTGCATTTGCTGGTGGTCTGGTATGCGTGGCGCTGGCCCCGCATCGCCGCGCATGGTTGA
- a CDS encoding PDZ domain-containing protein, which produces MRHIALSAAFALAAALAAPAHAGWYVSMHGTAESLTWKGANGQALDLSSKDGNGVVVATIAPDGRDGLHEGDCITAVDGHSVAHVKDLVTYANAHMQDPVKLTLERRGHAMDVALAAGKLGALVHPHPWSGSPGHH; this is translated from the coding sequence ATGCGCCATATCGCGCTGAGCGCCGCATTCGCCCTGGCCGCAGCACTGGCCGCCCCCGCCCATGCCGGCTGGTACGTCAGCATGCACGGCACCGCCGAGAGCCTGACCTGGAAGGGAGCCAACGGCCAGGCCCTTGACCTGTCCTCGAAGGACGGCAACGGCGTCGTGGTTGCCACGATCGCACCTGACGGCCGCGATGGGCTGCACGAGGGCGATTGCATCACCGCCGTCGACGGCCACTCCGTCGCACACGTAAAGGATCTGGTGACCTACGCCAACGCGCACATGCAGGACCCGGTAAAGCTCACGCTCGAACGCAGGGGGCATGCCATGGATGTCGCGCTCGCCGCCGGGAAACTCGGTGCGCTGGTGCATCCGCACCCCTGGTCCGGTTCGCCGGGACACCATTGA